CCTTTCTTTATCCGGTTTTGCACAAGCAGCGCCTAACCCAATGCCCGAAGCCGCAGAAACCTGTAGCGGGTGCCATCAAGCTGACGGGAAAGGTATGCCTAACATCGCCCCTATGCTTGCTGGGCTAAATGCTGACTACCTAGAACATCAATTGATTCTATTCTCTAGTGGAGAGCGTCAAAGCGCGATCATGAAAGGCATGGCCGATGGCGTGTCGGATCCTGCTATTCGTCGTGAAGTTGCCGAATACTTTGCCTCACTCCCTTCATACGAATTCACGGACTTAGAACAGCGTGGCTCACAAGCAGATATCGAGAACCCGTATCGCAAGCTTGTATTTCAAGGTGATTGGGACCGAAACATTCCAGCGTGTGCTACCTGCCACGGACCAAGCGGAATGGGCGTAGACAAGTTTCCACGCCTTGCTAGCCAACATGCCGACTACATTCAATCTCAGCTAAACGCATGGAAAAACGGCACTCGCAAGGGTGATGATTTGAACATGATGGGCAACATCGCAGGCAAATTGACCGACGATGAGATCAAAAACCTGTCTTACTACTTCGCATCTTTTCGGTACTAAAGGGCTAGCATGAAAACACTACTTTTAATCACCGCAACCCTTGCCTCTGGACTCGCTTATGCCGACGGTGAATTACCTGATCGCCAAACCGAACTGCCAGCCGTCGAAAAAATGAAAGACAACAAGTACCTAGTACCGCGTGACTTAGTGGATATCCCAGCGGGAGAATTTGGCGACAAAGTAAAATTAGGTTACTCACTGTTTGTTGACTCGCAACAGATGCGTGGCGAATACGTCGGCAACGAACAAAACTGTGTTAACTGCCACATGCAAGCAGGCATGAAGCCCAATGCAGCGCCACTTTGGGGCGCGTACATGGCCTACCCGGCTTATCGCAAGAAAAACGACAAGGTCAACAGCTACGCTGAGCGTATTCAAGGCTGTTTCACCTATTCAATGAACGGAATCGCACCAGCCATAGACTCAAAAGAGCTGGTCGCACTCAGCGCTTACTCCTACTGGTTGGCTATGGGTGGCATCTTAGATAAGAACGGCATGCAAGACACACCCGTCCCTGAGATCAGCGATGAAGAGTTACAAGTCGGTGGTAAAGCAGAAAGCTTCCCTCTTCCTGAAGATCTGTTAAGCAAATACCCAATCGATGACAGAAGCAAATTGGCTGGCCGTGGCTACCCTAAGATCGCTAACCCTGAACAAGAACCTTCTATCGCACGTGGCGAGAAGGTTTACCAAACCAGCTGTCAAACTTGTCATGGTCAAAATGGTGAAGGCATTAAAGGAGCTGATGGTCGCTCTTACTTCCCACCGCTGTGGGGCGAAAACGCGTTTAACTGGGGCGCAGGAATGCACCGTATAAACACAGCGGCTTATTTCATTTACGAAAACATGCCACTTGGTAAGAGCCAGCAGCTTTCAGTTCAAGATGCATGGGATGTAGCCGCGTTTGTGAATAGCCATGAGCGCCCACAAGATCCGAGGTACAAGGGCGATGTGGCTGCAAATGCAGAACGCTACCACAACCATCAAGGCTACTATGGCAAAGAAGTGGATGGCCACGTGCTAGGTACAAGAGCTCACCCAAGTGGTAAAGAGGTGATTCACAATCACTAACTTCGATTAAAGAAGCACTCTTTGTGAGAAAAAGAGCCGCTCACGCCAACTATAGCTGAACTTTACATTGTAAATTAGTGAGCAGTAGAAAAGTGAAAAGAAGCCAGAACGAGTGACGTTCTGGCTTCTTTTTTTATTTGATATGGCAGAGAAACCGTTAATCTTGCTGCATTTTCTCCCAAATCGTTGGCGACCCAATATAATCTTGCACTGAGGTGATGAACTCTTTCACTAACTTGGTCTGCTTACGGTGCGGGTAGACAGCGTAAATGGCAGTATCCGCTGTTGAGATAGCGTAATCAGGAAGCAGTGTCACTAAGCCCAACTCTTTCATCGAGGCGTACAGATTTGATTGATCAAGAAAGCCATAACCTAAGCCATCTTTGACACAAGACACCATAGTACGAACATCACTCACCTTGTAGTTACCTCGAATCGTCAGGCTCTGGAAAGTGTTGCCATGCGGCTCTTCACTGATTCGCAGATGATCAACGGTCATATCACCATTGGTATAAATCACGGCAGGCAGACTCAACAGATCTTGTGGCGTTTTCGGCTCACCGTGCTGCTTCACAAAGTCATTCGAGGCGACCAGCATGAAGTTACTGTCAGCTATCTTCTTCGCAATTAAATTCGATTCCACCAACTTACTGAAACGAAAGGCAATATCGAACTGCCCTGCAATAATATTGGCGATCTTGTCATCTAGTGAAAGTACGATCTGAACATCCGGGTACTTTCTCATAAACTGAGTGATGATAGGTTGCAGATATTGCTGACCAAAATAGATCGGCGACGTAATTCGCAGCACGCCTTTAGGCTCAGACTGATACGAATCAGCGATGCCTTGAATCTGATTGATGGTGTCTTTCAACACATAGGTTTGTGCGAGAATATCTTCCCCTGCTGACGTCAAAGAAAACGAACGAGTAGAACGGTTGAGTAGCTGAACACCCAAGTCTTGCTCAAGCTTTTTGATCTGTTTAGAGAGTGATGAATTGTCCATGTCGTGCAAAGTTGCCGCTTTGGTAAACGACCCTTGTTGCACCACATCTAAGAACAATAACAACTGATTGGTATTGGGCACTGTGCCGCTCCTGATATTTAAGCTCGATTAACGTTCATCTTTAGGAGTGTCCATCACCACCATGGTTGTGATTGATTGAACCTGAGCGCACTCCCCTAGCACATCGGCATGAAACTTTTTATAGCTCGGTAAGTCTTTAGTCTCGACTCGCAATAAGTACTCATTGGCACCGGTGATGTTGTGACACTCGACCACCTCTTTCTCCATGGCGACGTGCTCCTCAAACTCCAATTGAGCAGATTTTTTGTGGCTTGATAAACCAATCGAAACATAGGCGATAAAACCCACGCCCATTAAGCCGTTATCTAGAACCGCACGATAACCTTGAATGATGCCTTTGCGCTCAAGATCTTGTACACGCCTTAACGTCGCTGAGGCCGACAAGCCAATTCGCTCTGAGAGCTCAATGTTGGAGATTCTGCCGTCCAACTTAAGCTCTTGCAATATCCTTTCGTCAAATCTATCCATAAGTACTTATTATTGTGCATTTAGTGATAATAGAGGAAATAAAAGCACATAATTGCCTCACTTTCCACCTACTATGTTTCTCAACACGTGAAAGTCATGACCGGTCAGTCACTTCGTTCATTTTATTGCTGGAGAACCATTATGCCTTTAGAACAACTTAGCGCACTTGCCTTGTTTGCGTTTGTCTCGACCTTCACGCCGGGTCCAAATAACATCATGCTCATGACTTCTGGTGCCAATGTTGGCTTTGCCCGCACCATTCCACACATGCTTGGTATTGCTCTAGGTTTTGCGGCTATGTTGCTGTTGGTTGGCTTTGGTTTAATGGGGGTTTTCAACGCCTATCCAGTAACCCACCAAGTATTGAAATACCTGAGTCTTGCGTACTTGGTGTACCTCGCAATTAAAATAGCCAAGAGTGGAAAAGCGAAAAGCACCGAAGCTTATAAACCGATGACCTTCATTGGCGCAGCAAGTTTTCAATGGGTAAACCCGAAAGGTTGGTCAATGGCACTGACAGCCATTTCTGTATATAGCAGCGGCAGTTCATGGTGGGAGCTTGCAATAATCGCAGCCATTTTTACGCTAGCTAACCTGCCATCGGTAACCTTCTGGACAGCAGCAGGCAAGCAGCTACAACACTGGCTAACAACGCCAGTCCGTATCAAAAGCTTTAACTATGGTATGGCGGGCTTGCTGTTAGCGTCGACCATTCCGATGCTCTAATCGAATAACTTCTATATTTTAACGGTTAGTACTCTGCTGCTAACCGTTATTCTCGTTAAAAGTAACCCACAAGCTCACCAAGCCAACGACCAAACATTGCCTGCCCGCTCGGCGTTAACGTCCAGGCAAACGCCGCTACATTGATGACCACTGTGAACCAATAAATCGCTCTGAACGGCTGCTTTTGTGTTTTATGACGCAGCTTATCTTGTGCGATCAAAGCTCCTAACCAACCACCAACTACCGAAAAGATGTGCAGGGCTTTCTCTGGCACGCGCCAATTACCATTAATCGCGGCTCGCTTGTCTTTTGCGTACACAAAAAACGTCACGACACCGATAACTAAATACCACGCCAGCATTACTTTAGAACTTTCCGCAAACAACGCAGACACCGCCACCAGAACCAAATAAGTGATAGCGATTTGAATAGATGAAGACAACATCAACTCCTTTTGGGTAACAGCTCACATACTGTGGCAATTACGCCCTGTAGATTTTGATTAGGATGAGTAAGGCGTATTGTAATTCGGTTAGCCTGCAAAAAATAAACAAGCCCTTTCATCCCTACATAACATGATGGAAGTTAAAGGAATTATAAATATGTACAACCAAAAGTACGCCATCTACCAAGTTTTTACGCGTTTATTTGGCAATAAAAACACCCAACATGTCCCGTGGGGCACCATTGAACAAAATGGCGTTGGTAAATTCAGTGATTTTACCGACAAAGCACTGTCTGAAATTCGCAAGCTTGGAATGACTCACATTTGGTATACCGGAGTTCCTCACCACGCTTTAATCAATGACTACAAATACATCGGTATTTCAGACGATCACCCGAGCGTGGTAAAAGGCCGTGCGGGCTCTCCGTATGCCGTAAAAGATTACTACTCAGTTAACCCTGATCTCGCTGATAATCCCGAGCACAGACTAGAGGAATTTGAGGCGCTAATTAAAAGAAGCCACGACCACGGCTTAAAGGTGATCATCGATATCGTCCCTAATCATGTAGCACGTCATTACAAAGGGCTAAACAACCCACAAGGCGTCAGTGACTTTGGCGCTCACGATGACACTACACTCGAATACCACAGAAACAATAACTTCTACTACATCCCTAACAGCGCCTTTGAACTGCCAAATATCGAGATCGATTTCACTCCGCTTGGTGGTGAACAACACCTAGCCCTAAGCTCTCCGTTTATCGAAATACCCGCTAAATGGACTGGTAATGGCTCACGCCTAGCTAAACCCAACTTCGATGATTGGTATGAAACCGTGAAGATCA
The window above is part of the Vibrio chagasii genome. Proteins encoded here:
- a CDS encoding LysE family translocator, with protein sequence MPLEQLSALALFAFVSTFTPGPNNIMLMTSGANVGFARTIPHMLGIALGFAAMLLLVGFGLMGVFNAYPVTHQVLKYLSLAYLVYLAIKIAKSGKAKSTEAYKPMTFIGAASFQWVNPKGWSMALTAISVYSSGSSWWELAIIAAIFTLANLPSVTFWTAAGKQLQHWLTTPVRIKSFNYGMAGLLLASTIPML
- a CDS encoding c-type cytochrome, whose amino-acid sequence is MKTLLLITATLASGLAYADGELPDRQTELPAVEKMKDNKYLVPRDLVDIPAGEFGDKVKLGYSLFVDSQQMRGEYVGNEQNCVNCHMQAGMKPNAAPLWGAYMAYPAYRKKNDKVNSYAERIQGCFTYSMNGIAPAIDSKELVALSAYSYWLAMGGILDKNGMQDTPVPEISDEELQVGGKAESFPLPEDLLSKYPIDDRSKLAGRGYPKIANPEQEPSIARGEKVYQTSCQTCHGQNGEGIKGADGRSYFPPLWGENAFNWGAGMHRINTAAYFIYENMPLGKSQQLSVQDAWDVAAFVNSHERPQDPRYKGDVAANAERYHNHQGYYGKEVDGHVLGTRAHPSGKEVIHNH
- a CDS encoding c-type cytochrome — encoded protein: MIKLNIKTQTLTLCIAALGSLSLSGFAQAAPNPMPEAAETCSGCHQADGKGMPNIAPMLAGLNADYLEHQLILFSSGERQSAIMKGMADGVSDPAIRREVAEYFASLPSYEFTDLEQRGSQADIENPYRKLVFQGDWDRNIPACATCHGPSGMGVDKFPRLASQHADYIQSQLNAWKNGTRKGDDLNMMGNIAGKLTDDEIKNLSYYFASFRY
- a CDS encoding LysR family transcriptional regulator gives rise to the protein MPNTNQLLLFLDVVQQGSFTKAATLHDMDNSSLSKQIKKLEQDLGVQLLNRSTRSFSLTSAGEDILAQTYVLKDTINQIQGIADSYQSEPKGVLRITSPIYFGQQYLQPIITQFMRKYPDVQIVLSLDDKIANIIAGQFDIAFRFSKLVESNLIAKKIADSNFMLVASNDFVKQHGEPKTPQDLLSLPAVIYTNGDMTVDHLRISEEPHGNTFQSLTIRGNYKVSDVRTMVSCVKDGLGYGFLDQSNLYASMKELGLVTLLPDYAISTADTAIYAVYPHRKQTKLVKEFITSVQDYIGSPTIWEKMQQD
- a CDS encoding Lrp/AsnC family transcriptional regulator; the encoded protein is MDRFDERILQELKLDGRISNIELSERIGLSASATLRRVQDLERKGIIQGYRAVLDNGLMGVGFIAYVSIGLSSHKKSAQLEFEEHVAMEKEVVECHNITGANEYLLRVETKDLPSYKKFHADVLGECAQVQSITTMVVMDTPKDER
- a CDS encoding DUF1294 domain-containing protein; this translates as MLSSSIQIAITYLVLVAVSALFAESSKVMLAWYLVIGVVTFFVYAKDKRAAINGNWRVPEKALHIFSVVGGWLGALIAQDKLRHKTQKQPFRAIYWFTVVINVAAFAWTLTPSGQAMFGRWLGELVGYF